The SAR324 cluster bacterium genome includes a region encoding these proteins:
- a CDS encoding ABC transporter permease → MDYWRKSPKVFWSFGIPPTIWLFAFFLAPLFLVWGLSFGEKQGIIEVAITGTLENYSRAVQPLYLQIFLKSFWYAGLTTFFCLVISFPIALAITFAPERWKPILLLLVILPFWTNLLIRTYALIAVLRTNGYLNDLLELIWLSADSGLRILGLGDWNLFGEKFNRFELLYNNFAVVYGLVYVHLPFMVLPLYAALDRMDRSYIEASLDLGAGQWRTFCSVIVPLAFPGIISGVIITFIPALGSYLTPDLLGGTDSQMIANVIERQFKSANDWPFGAALSFLLMYLTFFALAVRALLTRHNEKGLR, encoded by the coding sequence GTGGATTACTGGCGGAAATCACCCAAGGTTTTCTGGTCCTTTGGGATACCCCCCACAATCTGGCTTTTTGCCTTCTTCCTTGCGCCACTTTTTCTGGTATGGGGGCTCAGCTTTGGTGAGAAACAAGGCATCATTGAGGTGGCCATCACAGGCACGCTCGAAAACTATTCAAGGGCAGTTCAGCCGCTTTACTTACAGATATTTCTCAAATCTTTCTGGTATGCAGGCCTAACTACTTTCTTCTGCTTGGTGATTTCTTTTCCAATTGCCCTGGCAATCACATTTGCTCCAGAGCGGTGGAAGCCAATTTTACTGCTTCTTGTGATCCTTCCCTTTTGGACCAACCTACTGATCCGAACATACGCATTGATTGCAGTTCTAAGAACTAACGGCTACCTAAATGATTTGTTAGAACTTATTTGGCTATCTGCTGATAGTGGGCTAAGGATACTTGGATTGGGAGATTGGAATCTCTTTGGTGAGAAATTCAATCGTTTTGAATTACTTTACAACAACTTCGCTGTTGTCTATGGGCTGGTCTATGTTCACCTTCCATTCATGGTTTTACCACTTTACGCAGCTTTAGACCGGATGGATAGAAGTTACATTGAGGCGAGCCTTGACTTGGGTGCCGGGCAATGGCGGACCTTTTGTTCCGTAATTGTTCCACTGGCATTCCCTGGAATCATCTCTGGAGTGATTATTACCTTCATTCCCGCTTTAGGTTCATACCTTACTCCGGACCTATTGGGAGGCACAGACAGTCAAATGATAGCAAATGTGATCGAGCGACAGTTCAAATCCGCCAACGATTGGCCTTTTGGTGCTGCGCTCTCCTTCTTGCTAATGTATCTAACATTCTTCGCACTAGCTGTGAGAGCTCTTTTAACACGTCACAATGAAAAAGGGCTGAGGTGA
- a CDS encoding ABC transporter permease → MRLVLLGTFIFLYAPIVTLVAFSFNDSRRNIVWRGFTFKYYEKAWNNSSLVESFANSLTIAFLSTLISVVLGTMTAILLWRFRFPGKAGYEGAMSLPIVIPEICMGVAMMAFFSRIGWPSGLPWPLNLGAITIAHISFSFPFVTVVVRARLASFNRELEEAAKDLGAGEWHAFKDILIPHMRPGLIAGALLAFTLSLDDFVITFFTSGPDTITFPIKIYSMIRFSVTPEVNAASAVLIAITLVMTTFALWFQSRSRGQSGGAAHG, encoded by the coding sequence ATGAGGCTAGTTTTACTTGGAACCTTCATTTTTCTGTATGCTCCGATAGTCACACTTGTTGCCTTTAGCTTCAACGATAGCCGTCGCAACATTGTTTGGCGAGGATTCACTTTCAAGTACTACGAAAAGGCTTGGAACAACTCCTCCTTAGTAGAATCGTTTGCCAACTCACTGACAATTGCCTTCCTGAGTACCCTAATCAGCGTGGTGCTAGGAACGATGACTGCCATATTGCTCTGGCGCTTCCGTTTTCCAGGAAAAGCGGGTTATGAAGGAGCCATGTCCTTGCCGATTGTAATCCCCGAAATTTGTATGGGCGTCGCCATGATGGCTTTCTTTTCTCGCATTGGCTGGCCGTCCGGTCTTCCATGGCCTCTCAATTTGGGTGCAATCACCATTGCTCACATCTCCTTCAGTTTTCCATTTGTGACCGTGGTGGTTCGAGCTAGGTTAGCAAGCTTCAATCGTGAATTAGAAGAGGCTGCGAAGGACCTAGGAGCTGGAGAGTGGCATGCGTTCAAAGACATCCTCATCCCTCATATGCGTCCAGGTCTGATTGCTGGAGCCCTATTGGCATTTACGCTCTCACTTGATGATTTTGTCATCACCTTCTTTACCTCTGGTCCTGACACCATTACCTTCCCAATCAAGATCTACTCGATGATCCGCTTCTCTGTAACACCTGAAGTTAATGCTGCCTCAGCGGTCTTGATTGCCATCACCCTCGTAATGACTACCTTTGCATTGTGGTTTCAAAGCCGCAGCAGGGGTCAATCTGGGGGTGCAGCTCATGGCTGA